One part of the Streptomyces lienomycini genome encodes these proteins:
- a CDS encoding TIGR01777 family oxidoreductase: protein MDDGRLSRERSRIAVAGASGLIGSALARSLAADGHEVVRLVRHAPGGADEVRWDPENGRVDAAGLAGCDAVVNLAGAGVGDRRWSDAYKTRIRSSRVHGTTALAEAVAAMERPPRVFVNGSAMGFYGETGDRAVDESAPAGEGFLPSLCVEWEAAAAPAREAGVRTVFTRTGLVVARRGGAWGRLFPLFRAGLGGRLGDGSQYWSFVALHDEVAAIRHLLERDDLSGPFNLTAPQPVTNREITVAMGRVLHRPTPFPVPAPVLRTVLGEMAGDVLGSARVLPARLLESGFRFAFPEIDGAIRAAL, encoded by the coding sequence ATGGACGACGGACGCTTGAGCAGGGAACGTTCCCGTATCGCGGTGGCCGGTGCCTCCGGGCTCATCGGCAGCGCGCTGGCGCGGTCGCTGGCCGCGGACGGGCACGAGGTGGTGCGCCTGGTGCGGCACGCGCCCGGGGGCGCGGACGAGGTCCGGTGGGATCCGGAGAACGGACGGGTGGACGCGGCGGGCCTGGCCGGCTGCGACGCCGTGGTCAACCTGGCCGGGGCGGGGGTGGGCGACCGCCGCTGGAGCGACGCGTACAAGACCCGCATCCGCAGCAGCCGTGTGCACGGGACGACGGCGCTGGCGGAGGCCGTCGCCGCGATGGAGCGGCCGCCGCGGGTCTTCGTGAACGGCAGCGCGATGGGCTTCTACGGGGAGACCGGCGACCGGGCCGTGGACGAGAGCGCGCCCGCGGGCGAGGGCTTCCTGCCGTCCCTGTGCGTGGAGTGGGAGGCCGCGGCGGCGCCCGCCCGGGAGGCGGGGGTGCGGACGGTGTTCACGCGGACCGGGCTGGTCGTCGCCCGGCGGGGCGGGGCCTGGGGCCGGCTCTTCCCGCTCTTCAGGGCGGGGCTCGGCGGGCGGCTGGGCGACGGTTCGCAGTACTGGTCCTTCGTGGCGCTGCACGACGAGGTGGCGGCGATCCGGCACCTCCTGGAGCGGGACGACCTGTCCGGCCCGTTCAACCTGACCGCCCCGCAGCCGGTGACGAACCGTGAGATCACGGTGGCCATGGGCCGCGTGCTGCACCGCCCGACCCCCTTCCCGGTCCCGGCGCCGGTCCTGCGCACGGTGCTGGGCGAGATGGCGGGCGACGTGCTCGGCAGCGCGCGGGTCCTGCCGGCCCGCCTGCTGGAGTCGGGCTTCCGCTTCGCGTTCCCGGAGATCGACGGGGCGATCCGCGCGGCACTGTAG
- the aceE gene encoding pyruvate dehydrogenase (acetyl-transferring), homodimeric type, whose translation MTTDPKAIQPSELDQLPDRDPEETAEWQASLDAVTQAAGPHRAAYLMRRTLERAEGAGLALPKLLETDYVNSIPTADEPAVDGDEALEQRITAWNRWNAAAMVTRGSKYGVGGHIATFASAAWLYETGFNHFFKGKEGDGSGDQLYIQGHASPGIYARAFLDGRLSEEQLDNFRREAGGNGLPSYPHPRRLPWLWEFPTVSMGLGPISAIYQARFNRYLTSRGIKDLSDSHVWAFLGDGEMDEPESTTALTLASREGLDNLTFVINCNLQRLDGPVRANFKIVQELEAQFRGAGWNVIKSLWGTAWDELFQLDTTGALVRRLREVPDAQVQTYQTRDAAYIREDFFNKDPQLAEMAKLLSDDKILDCFHFSRGGHESRKVYAAYRAALAHRGAPTVILAQTVKGHTLGRGFASKNANHQMKKLSVDEFKDMRDLLGLPIADSAFVDGVVPYAHPGADSPEVRYLQERRAALGGPAPARRVHPLAPLPAPADKAFASFDKGSGSQNVATTMAFVRLVKDLVRDKETGKRWVPIVPDEARTFGMESLFPSLGIYSPKGQTYEPVDRDQLMYYKEAKNGQILNEGITEAGSMADFIAASTSYATHGEAMIPFYIFYSMFGWQRTADQMWQLGDQLGRGFLVGATAGRTTLTGEGLQHADGHSPAIAATNPAALSYDPAFAYEIAAIVKDGLRRMYGEAAPGEDPNVFYYLTVYNEPMPQPAKPSGVDEGIVKGLYRFNTAETAGLTPAANAPRVQLLGSGTAIHWTLKAQRLLAEEWGVAADVWSATSWTELRRDAMDADAALLRGEERVPYVRRALQGAEGPVLAVSDYMRQVPDQIAQWVEQDYSSLGADGFGLSDTRDAARRHFGVDAESIVVAALAQLARRGEVKATAVKEARERYGL comes from the coding sequence ATGACGACCGACCCCAAAGCCATCCAGCCGAGCGAGCTCGACCAGCTCCCGGACCGCGACCCGGAGGAGACCGCCGAATGGCAGGCCTCCCTGGACGCCGTCACCCAGGCGGCCGGGCCGCACCGTGCCGCGTACCTGATGCGCCGCACCCTGGAGCGCGCCGAGGGCGCCGGACTGGCGCTGCCGAAGCTGCTGGAGACGGACTACGTCAACTCCATCCCGACGGCCGACGAGCCGGCCGTGGACGGGGACGAGGCGCTGGAGCAGCGCATCACCGCCTGGAACCGCTGGAACGCGGCGGCGATGGTGACCCGCGGCAGCAAGTACGGCGTCGGCGGCCACATCGCCACCTTCGCCTCCGCCGCCTGGCTCTACGAGACGGGCTTCAACCACTTCTTCAAGGGCAAGGAGGGTGACGGCTCCGGCGACCAGCTCTACATCCAGGGCCACGCCTCCCCCGGCATCTACGCCCGCGCCTTCCTCGACGGCCGTCTGTCCGAGGAGCAGCTGGACAACTTCCGCCGCGAGGCCGGCGGCAACGGCCTGCCGTCCTACCCGCACCCGCGCCGGCTGCCCTGGCTGTGGGAGTTCCCCACCGTCTCCATGGGCCTCGGCCCGATCTCCGCGATCTACCAGGCGCGGTTCAACCGCTACCTGACCAGCCGCGGCATCAAGGACCTGAGCGACTCCCACGTGTGGGCGTTCCTCGGCGACGGCGAGATGGACGAGCCGGAGTCCACCACCGCGCTCACCCTCGCCTCCCGCGAGGGCCTGGACAACCTGACCTTCGTCATCAACTGCAACCTGCAGCGCCTCGACGGTCCGGTCCGCGCCAACTTCAAGATCGTGCAGGAGCTGGAGGCCCAGTTCCGCGGCGCCGGCTGGAACGTGATCAAGTCGCTGTGGGGCACGGCGTGGGACGAGCTGTTCCAGCTCGACACCACCGGCGCGCTCGTACGCCGCCTGCGCGAGGTACCCGACGCGCAGGTGCAGACGTACCAGACGCGCGACGCCGCCTACATCCGCGAGGACTTCTTCAACAAGGACCCGCAGCTCGCCGAGATGGCGAAGCTGCTGTCCGACGACAAGATCCTCGACTGCTTCCACTTCTCGCGCGGCGGTCACGAGTCCCGCAAGGTGTACGCCGCCTACCGGGCCGCGCTCGCCCACCGGGGCGCCCCGACCGTGATCCTGGCCCAGACGGTCAAGGGCCACACCCTCGGCCGGGGCTTCGCGTCCAAGAACGCCAACCACCAGATGAAGAAGCTCTCGGTGGACGAGTTCAAGGACATGCGCGACCTGCTCGGGCTGCCGATCGCGGACAGCGCCTTCGTCGACGGCGTGGTCCCCTACGCCCACCCGGGCGCCGACTCCCCCGAGGTCCGCTACCTCCAGGAGCGCCGCGCCGCCCTCGGCGGTCCGGCCCCGGCCCGCCGCGTGCACCCGCTCGCGCCGCTGCCCGCGCCCGCCGACAAGGCGTTCGCGTCCTTCGACAAGGGTTCCGGCTCGCAGAACGTGGCCACCACCATGGCCTTCGTCCGCCTGGTCAAGGACCTGGTCCGCGACAAGGAGACCGGCAAGCGCTGGGTGCCGATCGTCCCCGACGAGGCGCGCACCTTCGGCATGGAGTCGCTGTTCCCGTCGCTGGGCATCTACTCGCCCAAGGGCCAGACGTACGAGCCGGTCGACCGCGACCAGCTGATGTACTACAAGGAGGCCAAGAACGGCCAGATCCTCAACGAGGGGATCACCGAGGCCGGTTCGATGGCCGACTTCATCGCCGCTTCGACGTCGTACGCGACGCACGGCGAGGCGATGATCCCGTTCTACATCTTCTACTCGATGTTCGGCTGGCAGCGCACCGCCGACCAGATGTGGCAGCTCGGCGACCAGCTGGGCCGCGGCTTCCTGGTGGGCGCCACCGCGGGCCGCACCACGCTGACCGGTGAGGGCCTGCAGCACGCGGACGGCCACTCCCCGGCCATCGCGGCGACCAACCCGGCCGCCCTGTCGTACGACCCGGCGTTCGCCTACGAGATCGCCGCGATCGTCAAGGACGGTCTGCGCCGCATGTACGGCGAGGCCGCCCCGGGCGAGGACCCGAACGTCTTCTACTACCTGACGGTCTACAACGAGCCGATGCCGCAGCCGGCCAAGCCGTCCGGTGTCGACGAGGGCATCGTCAAGGGCCTGTACCGCTTCAACACGGCGGAGACGGCGGGCCTGACCCCGGCCGCGAACGCCCCGCGCGTCCAGCTGCTCGGCTCCGGCACGGCGATCCACTGGACGCTCAAGGCGCAGCGGCTGCTCGCCGAGGAGTGGGGCGTGGCCGCCGACGTGTGGTCCGCGACCTCCTGGACGGAGCTGCGCCGGGACGCCATGGACGCCGACGCGGCGCTGCTGCGCGGCGAGGAGCGGGTGCCGTACGTCCGCCGGGCGCTCCAGGGCGCCGAGGGTCCTGTCCTCGCGGTCTCCGACTACATGCGCCAGGTCCCGGACCAGATCGCGCAGTGGGTCGAGCAGGACTACTCGTCGCTCGGTGCCGACGGCTTCGGTCTGTCGGACACCCGTGACGCCGCCCGCCGCCACTTCGGCGTCGACGCCGAGTCCATCGTGGTCGCGGCCCTGGCCCAGCTCGCCAGGCGCGGCGAGGTCAAGGCGACGGCCGTGAAGGAGGCGCGCGAGCGCTACGGCCTGTAG
- a CDS encoding MarP family serine protease → MDLLDIVLALVVLAYAASGYRRGLVAGCISLAGFVGGAALGVWVLPWVTDLVARGSTAATVVAVVTVLFPAMVGHELAGRLALRLRRELDAGPLRVADGVGGAVANSAAALIVAWVAASVLAASSSSLLTSAIRDSTLLGAVQRVMPDTTPRWFSGATSALADAGFPQVFNPFENESAAEVAEPSGDSVTPAAARAAKLSTVKVEGVAGAQGREGSGFVYAREHVLTNAHVVAGIDAPTVRVGGVGPAYEARVVLFDPDKDVAVLYVPDLRAPVLRFDEDASRGDAAVVAGYPQDGALDLRAATVANRIRATGQNIYNDESVTREIYSVRSTVRPGNSGGPLLTTDGRVYGVVFARSTSDAETGYALTAAEVAPEARQAAGATRAVDTGEPVTS, encoded by the coding sequence GTGGACCTGCTCGACATCGTGCTGGCGCTGGTGGTGCTGGCCTACGCGGCGTCCGGCTACCGGCGGGGGCTGGTGGCCGGCTGTATCTCGCTGGCCGGCTTCGTGGGCGGCGCGGCGCTCGGCGTGTGGGTCCTGCCGTGGGTGACGGACCTGGTGGCGCGGGGCTCGACCGCGGCGACGGTGGTAGCGGTGGTCACGGTGCTGTTCCCGGCGATGGTGGGGCACGAGCTGGCGGGGCGTCTCGCGCTGCGGCTGCGCAGGGAGCTGGACGCCGGTCCGCTGCGGGTGGCCGACGGGGTCGGCGGGGCGGTGGCGAACTCGGCGGCGGCGCTGATCGTGGCGTGGGTGGCGGCGAGCGTCCTGGCGGCCTCCTCGTCCTCGCTGCTCACCTCGGCGATCCGGGACTCGACGCTGCTGGGCGCGGTGCAGCGGGTGATGCCGGACACCACCCCGCGGTGGTTCTCGGGGGCGACGTCCGCGCTGGCCGACGCGGGTTTCCCGCAGGTCTTCAACCCCTTCGAGAACGAGTCGGCCGCCGAGGTCGCCGAGCCCTCCGGCGACAGCGTCACGCCCGCGGCCGCCCGGGCGGCGAAGCTCAGCACGGTGAAGGTGGAGGGCGTGGCCGGGGCCCAGGGCCGGGAGGGCAGCGGCTTCGTGTACGCGCGGGAGCACGTGCTGACCAACGCCCACGTGGTGGCGGGCATCGACGCCCCGACCGTGCGGGTCGGCGGGGTGGGCCCGGCGTACGAGGCGCGGGTGGTGCTGTTCGACCCGGACAAGGACGTGGCCGTGCTGTACGTTCCCGACCTGCGCGCCCCGGTGCTGCGGTTCGACGAGGACGCCTCGCGCGGCGACGCGGCGGTGGTCGCGGGCTATCCGCAGGACGGCGCCCTGGACCTGCGGGCGGCGACGGTGGCGAACCGGATCCGCGCCACCGGCCAGAACATCTACAACGACGAGAGCGTGACCCGGGAGATCTACTCGGTCCGCTCCACGGTCCGCCCCGGCAACTCGGGCGGACCGCTGCTGACCACGGACGGCCGGGTGTACGGCGTGGTGTTCGCGCGTTCCACCTCCGACGCCGAGACCGGCTACGCGCTGACGGCGGCGGAGGTGGCCCCCGAGGCGCGGCAGGCGGCCGGTGCGACGCGGGCGGTGGACACGGGCGAGCCGGTCACGTCGTGA
- a CDS encoding peptidoglycan recognition protein family protein, with protein sequence MPVFQGPRRAREHGAPKRGARERRAARERGAARTPGASRLPLAARALLGALPGLAAVAALFLCANGVQEAADAQAAAPAASTDRYAAPRPDIVPRSVWLGGAARAQPAPRYDDRVVAVFVHHTDTPNGYDCDDVPAILRGVYQGQTGARDWDDIGYNFVVDRCGTVYEGRAGGIDRPVTGAHTQGFNHRTTGIAALGTYTAGVPVPDELTDAIAAVAAWKLGESGTDPHGKAVLVSSNGLSRFAAGATATLPAVAGHDDGYATSCPGAALTARLADIRDTAARLQGRA encoded by the coding sequence ATGCCAGTCTTCCAAGGACCGCGCAGGGCCCGGGAGCACGGCGCCCCAAAGCGCGGCGCCCGGGAGCGCCGTGCCGCCCGGGAGCGCGGTGCCGCCCGCACACCCGGCGCCTCCCGCCTGCCGCTCGCGGCCCGGGCACTGCTCGGCGCCCTGCCCGGGCTGGCCGCCGTCGCCGCGCTCTTCCTGTGCGCGAACGGCGTACAGGAAGCAGCCGACGCCCAGGCCGCCGCCCCGGCCGCCTCCACCGACCGGTACGCCGCGCCCCGGCCCGACATCGTGCCCCGGTCCGTCTGGCTGGGCGGCGCCGCCCGCGCACAGCCCGCCCCGCGCTACGACGACAGGGTCGTCGCCGTCTTCGTGCACCACACGGACACGCCGAACGGCTACGACTGCGACGACGTGCCGGCCATCCTGCGCGGCGTGTACCAGGGCCAGACCGGTGCCCGGGACTGGGACGACATCGGCTACAACTTCGTCGTCGACCGCTGCGGCACCGTCTACGAGGGCCGCGCCGGCGGCATCGACCGTCCCGTCACCGGCGCCCACACCCAGGGCTTCAACCACCGCACCACCGGGATCGCCGCCCTCGGCACCTACACCGCGGGCGTGCCCGTACCCGACGAGCTGACCGACGCGATCGCCGCCGTGGCCGCCTGGAAGCTCGGCGAGAGCGGCACCGACCCGCACGGGAAGGCCGTCCTGGTCTCCAGCAACGGCCTCAGCCGCTTCGCCGCGGGCGCCACCGCCACGCTGCCCGCCGTCGCCGGCCACGACGACGGCTACGCGACCAGCTGCCCGGGCGCCGCCCTCACCGCCCGCCTCGCGGACATCAGGGACACGGCGGCCCGCCTCCAGGGCCGCGCCTGA
- a CDS encoding GNAT family N-acetyltransferase, with protein sequence MPAPHIRHARSEDEEPLRRIDRATWSPLHAVSPPPGPDDPFFRPHSGPDDHLVAELDGAVVGYVRLGFPTELASNAHVRQIRGLAVADAARGHGAGRALVRAAVEEARRLGARRITLRVLGHNTAARGLYESEGFVVEGVQPEEFHLDGGYVDDVLMGRTLTAADGPAGAPLTT encoded by the coding sequence ATGCCAGCCCCGCACATACGTCACGCCAGGTCCGAGGACGAGGAACCGCTGCGCCGGATCGACCGCGCCACCTGGTCCCCGCTGCACGCCGTCTCGCCCCCGCCGGGGCCCGACGATCCCTTCTTCCGCCCGCACTCGGGCCCCGACGACCACCTCGTCGCCGAACTCGACGGCGCCGTCGTCGGCTACGTCCGCCTCGGCTTCCCCACCGAACTGGCCTCCAACGCCCACGTCCGCCAGATCCGCGGGCTCGCCGTCGCCGACGCCGCCCGCGGACACGGCGCCGGACGCGCCCTCGTCCGCGCCGCCGTCGAGGAGGCCCGGCGCCTGGGCGCCCGCCGCATCACGCTGCGCGTCCTCGGCCACAACACCGCCGCACGAGGGCTCTACGAGTCCGAGGGCTTCGTCGTCGAGGGCGTCCAGCCCGAGGAGTTCCACCTCGACGGCGGCTACGTCGACGACGTGCTGATGGGCAGGACGCTGACCGCGGCGGACGGCCCCGCCGGGGCCCCGCTCACGACGTGA
- a CDS encoding GntR family transcriptional regulator produces MTAPVVHSLREQIREHILEGIISGRWQPGERIVERRIATELEVSQTPVREALRELESLRLIESAPNKGVRVRNLTAADLEESYPVRAGLEAIAAELAAERLAQDCSALEPHVAALYAADRASDGTGQVRHTVGFHRELVRAAGNSVLLHTWEGLGIEVFTALSIRWLGTVQQSYAEEHEELVAAFRRRDPRIPEIVKSHVLGCAPRP; encoded by the coding sequence ATGACCGCGCCCGTCGTCCACTCGCTGCGCGAACAGATCCGCGAGCACATCCTGGAAGGGATCATCAGCGGACGCTGGCAGCCGGGCGAGCGGATCGTGGAGCGCCGGATCGCCACGGAGCTGGAGGTCAGCCAGACGCCGGTCCGCGAGGCGCTGCGGGAGCTGGAGTCGCTGCGGCTGATCGAGTCGGCGCCGAACAAGGGCGTACGGGTGCGGAACCTGACCGCGGCGGACCTGGAGGAGAGCTATCCGGTCCGGGCGGGCCTGGAGGCGATCGCGGCGGAACTGGCGGCGGAGCGGCTGGCGCAGGACTGCTCGGCGCTGGAACCGCACGTCGCCGCCCTGTACGCGGCCGACCGCGCGTCCGACGGGACGGGCCAGGTGCGGCACACGGTGGGCTTCCACCGGGAGCTGGTGCGGGCGGCGGGCAACTCGGTGCTGCTGCACACGTGGGAGGGGCTGGGGATCGAGGTCTTCACGGCCCTGTCGATACGGTGGCTGGGCACGGTGCAGCAGTCGTACGCGGAGGAGCACGAGGAACTGGTCGCGGCCTTCCGCCGCCGGGACCCGCGCATCCCGGAGATCGTCAAGTCCCACGTCCTGGGCTGCGCGCCGCGCCCCTGA
- a CDS encoding helix-turn-helix transcriptional regulator, with protein MRAARLIKMVLLLQSRPSMTAAELARELEVSERTVTRDAQALSEAGVPVYAERGRAGGYRLVGGYRTRLTGLARGEAEALFLSGVPGALREMGLEDAASAARLKVSAALLPSLRDASRTAAQRFHLDAPNWFREPRTPELLPAVADAVWDDRRIAARYRRGRSEVVRELEPYGLVLKAGVWYLCARVAQCDDGPYRVYRIDRFTAVEAGAERFTRDSGFDLPAFWAERAEEFARSILRAEAVVRLSERGVRALAHAVDGPSAREALEAAGTPDADGWVTVTLPVESEEVAHAQLRGLGPEVEVLAPAALRERFARDARRLAGLYAGESPAGT; from the coding sequence ATGCGTGCTGCCCGCCTCATCAAGATGGTGCTGCTCCTCCAGTCCCGCCCGAGCATGACCGCCGCCGAGCTGGCCCGGGAGCTGGAGGTGTCGGAGCGGACCGTGACGCGGGACGCGCAGGCGCTGTCGGAGGCGGGCGTGCCGGTGTACGCGGAGCGGGGCCGGGCCGGCGGCTACCGGCTGGTCGGCGGGTACCGCACCCGGCTGACCGGGCTGGCGCGGGGCGAGGCGGAGGCGCTGTTCCTGTCCGGGGTGCCCGGGGCGCTGCGCGAGATGGGGTTGGAGGACGCGGCCTCGGCGGCCCGGCTGAAGGTGTCGGCGGCGCTGCTCCCCTCCCTGCGGGACGCCTCCCGTACGGCGGCCCAGCGGTTCCACCTGGACGCGCCGAACTGGTTCCGCGAGCCCCGGACGCCCGAGCTGCTGCCGGCGGTGGCGGACGCGGTCTGGGACGACCGGCGGATCGCCGCACGCTACCGGCGCGGGCGAAGCGAGGTGGTCCGGGAGCTGGAGCCGTACGGGCTGGTCCTGAAGGCAGGGGTCTGGTACCTGTGCGCGCGGGTCGCGCAGTGCGACGACGGGCCGTACCGGGTGTACCGCATCGACCGGTTCACGGCCGTGGAAGCGGGTGCGGAACGCTTCACCCGGGACAGCGGTTTCGACCTGCCGGCGTTCTGGGCGGAGCGGGCCGAGGAGTTCGCGCGGTCGATCCTGCGGGCCGAGGCCGTGGTGCGGCTGTCGGAGCGGGGGGTGCGCGCGCTGGCGCACGCCGTCGACGGGCCGTCCGCCCGGGAGGCGCTGGAGGCCGCCGGGACGCCGGACGCGGACGGCTGGGTGACGGTGACGCTGCCGGTGGAGTCGGAGGAGGTCGCGCACGCGCAGCTCAGGGGGCTCGGGCCGGAAGTGGAGGTGCTGGCGCCGGCGGCGCTGCGGGAACGTTTCGCGCGGGACGCACGACGGTTGGCGGGGTTGTACGCCGGTGAGTCCCCGGCCGGTACATAA
- a CDS encoding FG-GAP-like repeat-containing protein, whose protein sequence is MSPPRVRAALAAGLMATAVAAGCLTAGTAQATTGPAVTDGTYDFTARLTTGDDQRACSGVLVDARWVATAASCFADDLGAGPVAAGKPKWKTTAVLGASPDAGNTFDVVEIAPRTDRDVVLARLDRPADAVTVPFATTAPTAGEELTAVGFGRTKDAWVPDTRHTAAFTVQSVSGTTLALDGKTDDDAICAGDAGGPLLRQKDGKFELVALASQSWQGGCWGSDPAETRNDAVSPRLDDAALRTWVRETREQLREVVYAADVSGDGRSDLVVLSKDGEITVRTARATVATRPGDPLYHFNPPVHRSAGWSNFLGQEGKGRLYFADVNGDNKADLIVHETNGDIAVRTNKGTYFDSGTHWSAGWSNFLGHEGKGRLYFADINGDNKADLIVHETNGDIAVRTNKGTYFDSGTHWSAGWSNFLGHEGKGRLYFADINGDNKADLIVHETNGDIAVRTNKGTYFDSGTHWSAGWSNFLGHPKGGLHFADVNADGKADLLVRTADGRIEVRRNTGTYFQLLDGDDWV, encoded by the coding sequence ATGTCCCCACCCCGCGTACGCGCCGCCTTGGCCGCGGGCCTGATGGCCACCGCCGTCGCCGCCGGTTGTCTCACCGCAGGCACCGCCCAGGCCACCACCGGCCCGGCCGTCACCGACGGCACCTACGACTTCACCGCCCGCCTGACGACAGGTGACGACCAGCGGGCCTGTTCCGGCGTGCTCGTCGACGCCCGATGGGTGGCCACCGCCGCCAGCTGCTTCGCCGACGACCTCGGTGCCGGGCCGGTCGCCGCGGGCAAGCCCAAGTGGAAGACCACGGCCGTCCTCGGCGCCTCCCCGGACGCCGGCAACACCTTCGACGTCGTCGAGATAGCCCCTCGCACCGACCGCGACGTGGTTCTGGCCCGCCTCGACCGCCCGGCCGACGCGGTCACCGTCCCGTTCGCCACCACCGCGCCCACCGCGGGCGAGGAGCTGACGGCCGTCGGGTTCGGCCGGACCAAGGACGCGTGGGTGCCCGACACCCGGCACACGGCCGCCTTCACCGTCCAGTCCGTCTCCGGCACCACGCTCGCCCTCGACGGCAAGACCGACGACGACGCCATCTGCGCCGGCGACGCCGGCGGCCCCCTGCTGCGACAGAAGGACGGCAAGTTCGAACTCGTCGCCCTCGCCAGCCAGTCCTGGCAGGGCGGCTGCTGGGGCTCCGACCCGGCCGAGACCCGCAACGACGCCGTGTCACCGCGCCTCGACGACGCCGCGCTCCGGACCTGGGTGCGGGAGACGCGGGAGCAGCTGCGCGAGGTCGTGTACGCGGCCGACGTGAGCGGGGACGGGCGGAGTGACCTCGTCGTTCTGAGCAAGGACGGGGAGATCACCGTGCGTACGGCGAGGGCGACGGTCGCGACGAGGCCGGGAGACCCTCTGTATCACTTCAACCCGCCCGTGCACCGGAGCGCGGGCTGGAGCAACTTCCTCGGTCAGGAGGGCAAGGGCCGCCTCTACTTCGCCGACGTCAACGGCGACAACAAAGCCGACCTCATCGTCCACGAAACCAACGGCGACATCGCCGTCCGCACCAACAAGGGCACCTACTTCGACAGCGGCACCCACTGGAGCGCCGGCTGGAGCAACTTCCTCGGCCACGAGGGCAAGGGCCGCCTCTACTTCGCCGACATCAACGGCGACAACAAAGCCGACCTCATCGTCCACGAAACCAACGGCGACATCGCCGTCCGCACCAACAAGGGCACCTACTTCGACAGCGGCACCCACTGGAGCGCCGGCTGGAGCAACTTCCTCGGCCACGAGGGCAAGGGCCGCCTCTACTTCGCCGACATCAACGGCGACAACAAAGCCGACCTCATCGTCCACGAAACCAACGGCGACATCGCCGTCCGCACCAACAAGGGCACCTACTTCGACAGCGGCACCCACTGGAGCGCCGGCTGGAGCAACTTCCTCGGCCATCCGAAGGGCGGCCTCCACTTCGCCGACGTGAATGCCGACGGCAAGGCGGACCTGTTGGTGCGGACCGCGGACGGCAGGATCGAGGTCCGCAGGAACACCGGCACGTACTTCCAGCTCCTGGACGGGGACGACTGGGTCTAG
- a CDS encoding DUF4240 domain-containing protein, with amino-acid sequence MDETEFWELIDAARQGADGDPEDQADLLVERLLGMDPDLVLDFARHFEARYNRACTWDLWGAAWVLLGGASDDAFDYFRCWLIGQGREVYEGAVHEPDSLAELLDDFDEELDGDGEELGYAADEAYEQLTGAVAPDLGIAPAPAEPLGAAIDLEDDRALADRLPRLWTRFGPD; translated from the coding sequence ATGGACGAGACGGAGTTCTGGGAGTTGATCGACGCCGCCAGGCAGGGCGCCGACGGCGATCCCGAGGACCAGGCCGACCTGCTCGTGGAGCGGTTGCTCGGCATGGACCCGGACCTGGTGCTCGACTTCGCCCGCCACTTCGAGGCCCGCTACAACCGCGCCTGCACCTGGGACCTGTGGGGCGCCGCCTGGGTGCTGCTCGGCGGGGCCAGTGACGACGCGTTCGACTACTTCCGGTGCTGGCTGATCGGCCAGGGCCGCGAGGTGTACGAGGGCGCGGTGCACGAGCCGGACTCGCTCGCGGAGCTGCTGGACGACTTCGACGAGGAGCTGGACGGCGACGGCGAGGAGCTGGGGTACGCCGCCGACGAGGCGTACGAGCAGCTCACCGGTGCCGTCGCGCCGGATCTGGGGATCGCGCCCGCGCCCGCGGAACCGCTGGGCGCGGCGATCGACCTGGAGGACGACCGGGCCCTGGCCGATCGCCTGCCCCGGCTGTGGACGAGGTTCGGGCCGGACTGA